One stretch of Streptomyces agglomeratus DNA includes these proteins:
- a CDS encoding NEW3 domain-containing protein: protein MRPARLIGSLTAAIALLLVPAQAGAAEPQAPAAARTEVSISPVDLDGPVVSTVKVSVKNAGPQRLRSLKVSFAGPAGWAVQPAVRAVDGSLATGASAETTFRIQVPEKRSGFVIRTFRATATYQGGDGEGTATGIRTERSGSPQANLAAAYNNVAITDESATGAGDYDGEGNSFSAQKLAAVGLTRGARVSALGAELTWPDVPAGTKDNVASGGQAVTLGGKGDKLVFLGSGVTSAATGNATVYYTDGSSSTGTFGFPNWSFDPVTAHGATLVKSTDGRNRQDGYGNATVKYSVFAHSVALDPAKTVEFVVLPANANIHIFAMAIAP from the coding sequence ATGAGACCGGCTCGACTGATCGGTTCGCTGACGGCGGCGATCGCCCTCCTACTCGTCCCGGCGCAGGCCGGCGCGGCCGAACCGCAGGCCCCTGCGGCGGCCAGGACCGAGGTGAGCATCTCGCCCGTGGACCTGGACGGCCCGGTCGTCTCGACGGTGAAGGTGTCCGTGAAGAACGCCGGTCCGCAGCGCCTGCGTTCACTGAAGGTGTCGTTCGCCGGTCCGGCCGGCTGGGCGGTCCAGCCGGCGGTACGCGCCGTCGACGGATCCCTCGCGACGGGCGCGTCGGCCGAGACGACGTTCCGCATCCAGGTCCCGGAGAAGCGGTCCGGATTCGTGATCCGTACGTTCCGGGCGACCGCGACGTACCAGGGCGGAGACGGCGAGGGCACGGCCACCGGCATCCGCACCGAGCGGTCCGGGAGCCCGCAGGCGAACCTGGCGGCGGCGTACAACAATGTGGCGATCACCGACGAGTCCGCGACCGGGGCCGGCGACTACGACGGTGAGGGCAACAGCTTCTCCGCGCAGAAGCTCGCCGCGGTGGGCCTGACGCGAGGGGCAAGGGTCAGCGCCCTCGGCGCCGAGCTGACCTGGCCGGACGTGCCTGCGGGGACGAAGGACAACGTGGCGAGCGGGGGCCAGGCGGTCACGCTGGGCGGCAAGGGCGACAAGCTGGTGTTCCTCGGCTCGGGCGTCACCAGCGCGGCGACGGGCAACGCCACCGTGTACTACACCGACGGGTCCTCCAGTACGGGGACGTTCGGCTTCCCCAATTGGTCGTTCGACCCCGTGACGGCGCACGGCGCGACGCTGGTCAAGTCGACGGACGGCCGGAACCGGCAGGACGGGTACGGCAACGCCACGGTGAAGTACAGCGTCTTCGCCCACTCGGTGGCGCTGGACCCGGCGAAGACGGTGGAGTTCGTGGTCCTGCCCGCGAACGCCAACATCCACATCTTCGCCATGGCGATCGCGCCGTGA